A region from the Arcanobacterium buesumense genome encodes:
- a CDS encoding PfkB family carbohydrate kinase, producing MPDLIHTGSIVVDMVMTIDTVPTPGNEALATTTHLVAGGGLNSMLAAQRSGLPVKFAGLVGTGPFGDMIAQTLADNELASIYPRVAGTDSGFCVALVDKGGERTFITQVGAESEVSFEHLSQIQINDDDLVYVSGYSLATQTNASGLARWLATVPESTVVFLDPSPLVCQLPEKVFQPLIARASIVSCNLREARHITGQTRAKDCASRLAELLRPHAYAVVRAGKEPTLISSADNPQSVISVPTFPVDAVDTNGAGDTHAGVVLASIAHGLSLEESVRRANAAAAISVTRSGPMSAPTAEEVEEFLAEHR from the coding sequence ATGCCAGACCTAATACATACTGGAAGCATCGTCGTCGATATGGTGATGACTATCGATACTGTTCCCACCCCAGGAAATGAGGCGCTAGCAACGACAACACACCTCGTTGCCGGCGGTGGCCTCAATTCAATGCTCGCCGCTCAGCGTAGTGGCCTGCCAGTGAAATTTGCCGGACTGGTGGGCACCGGGCCGTTTGGCGATATGATCGCTCAAACTCTCGCCGACAACGAACTAGCATCAATCTACCCGCGGGTGGCTGGCACGGATTCCGGCTTTTGCGTAGCGCTAGTAGATAAGGGCGGAGAACGAACTTTTATTACCCAAGTGGGCGCAGAAAGTGAGGTGAGTTTCGAGCACCTATCGCAGATACAGATAAACGACGACGATCTTGTTTACGTTTCCGGCTACAGCCTAGCTACGCAGACAAACGCGTCCGGCTTAGCTCGATGGCTTGCCACTGTGCCTGAATCAACGGTTGTTTTCCTTGATCCTTCGCCGTTAGTTTGCCAGTTGCCGGAAAAGGTTTTCCAGCCGCTGATCGCAAGAGCCTCAATTGTGTCCTGTAATCTGCGCGAAGCCCGGCATATCACTGGCCAAACTCGGGCGAAAGACTGTGCCAGCAGGCTCGCCGAGCTACTTCGCCCTCACGCTTACGCTGTTGTTCGAGCAGGAAAAGAACCGACCCTAATCTCTTCGGCAGATAATCCGCAATCGGTGATCTCGGTGCCCACATTCCCGGTTGATGCCGTGGATACCAACGGGGCCGGTGATACTCATGCTGGGGTTGTGCTCGCCAGTATTGCTCATGGTTTATCCCTTGAAGAAAGCGTCCGCCGTGCCAATGCCGCTGCCGCTATATCCGTCACCCGCTCCGGGCCCATGAGTGCCCCAACTGCTGAAGAGGTCGAAGAGTTTTTGGCTGAGCACCGGTAG
- a CDS encoding ADP-ribosylglycohydrolase family protein, whose product MTDDTEQMLIVADLLIKHGEIPPREFANALTQWEETMIAKGSLDLLGPSTKAAIAAIAAGKSTAESGQYGTTNGAAMRIAPVGIYYSATNLETFVERVHHASSVTHNTSLGISAAAAVAAAISAGIDGAHRTESVAIALDAARLGETYGHHVPGPSIAGRLPYAIELAKKSSDLADLLYNVVGTTLASQESVVAALTIVAVVSDPWDGLCLAANCGGDTDTIGAIAGSIYGAIYGLEAFPRDAITTIDAVNNLNLTDTAAKLISRRRTP is encoded by the coding sequence ATTACTGACGATACTGAGCAGATGCTCATCGTCGCCGATCTCCTCATTAAACACGGTGAAATCCCGCCACGCGAATTTGCCAACGCGTTAACGCAATGGGAAGAAACGATGATAGCCAAAGGCTCACTCGACCTTCTCGGCCCGTCCACAAAAGCGGCGATCGCGGCGATCGCTGCCGGGAAAAGCACTGCGGAGTCTGGACAATATGGGACGACCAACGGCGCTGCGATGCGGATAGCCCCGGTTGGCATTTACTACTCAGCAACCAATCTTGAGACCTTCGTAGAGCGCGTACATCACGCCAGCTCAGTAACCCACAACACCTCGTTAGGAATTTCTGCTGCCGCCGCAGTAGCAGCAGCTATCAGTGCCGGAATTGACGGCGCACACCGCACCGAATCAGTTGCGATAGCACTGGACGCTGCTCGGCTTGGGGAAACATACGGCCACCATGTTCCAGGCCCTAGTATCGCCGGGCGTCTACCCTACGCTATCGAGTTAGCTAAAAAATCATCTGATCTGGCCGATCTGCTCTACAACGTCGTCGGCACTACCCTTGCCTCGCAAGAATCTGTGGTGGCTGCACTCACAATCGTCGCAGTCGTTTCTGACCCGTGGGACGGCCTGTGCCTTGCTGCTAACTGTGGTGGAGATACTGATACCATCGGCGCAATCGCTGGAAGTATTTATGGTGCGATCTACGGGCTAGAGGCATTTCCGCGCGATGCCATCACCACAATTGACGCCGTGAACAACCTGAACCTCACAGACACCGCCGCCAAACTTATTTCTCGGCGACGCACACCATAA